tagggctagggttagggagaaGATATTCAGACGGGGGACATTTTTTATGTAGCCATTaatgagaggaggtggagaagagagaagCAGGCGCTAGACTGGAAAACCATGAAATATGAATGAGGGGAAGATATGAAGTACCCACCCGTGTCATCTCCAAAGCAGAAACAGCAGCGCGCTCTCTGCAGGACAGAGAAGAAGAACTCAATGAACGCTGGGTTTCTCATGATGACACAATGGTGTGCACACAGATGACTTGTTCATCCATTAAAAAGAGGTGTGCCATTACAACTCCTTTACTAATTTCACCCCTTTAACACAAATTAACAGTCCACCAATCAAAGGAATGTAAGAACATATGCGTGcgcacgtgtgagtgtgtgtgtgcgtgcgtgcacctcAGTCTCGGGCTCACTGTTTCTGCACACACGGAGCGCTGCAGAGCTCCGTCTGGTGGTGGAGGTCAAGCtttagggagagaaagagagagggagagagagagaagaaggtgGGCGATAAGAGGCTTTGACGCGTGAAAGGGAATGCACAATGGAAGGAGAGTCATTCAGACTGTATTTTTCCAGTCATTTAGTCCTTTAGAAAGTTGAGATGGCATGGGCgtccccctactcctcccatAGTCTCAggtcaggggagggggagaccacAGGAGACACGAGGCCTCCACGTGATTGGAAACACATGTGGCTCCGCACTAGAGCCACATGTGCTTCACACAGCCAACCAGCAGCTCCCTCTTTAAAGTGACGGCCAATCAGAGGCGGTCTTTCACCGCAGATGCAGTGTTGTCATTTGTTACCATCCTTTCTTGCTCTACCGGGCATGTCGTTGCAGTCTGGGGTTTACTGGGTTAGTGCTGACCGaggcaagtgtgtgcgtgtgcgtgtgtgtgtgtctcaccatgAGTAGAGGACGCAGCAGAAGAGGATGACGGCCCCCACGACAGTGACAATCTTCTTGTCGCTCTCGTTCCCAGAGTtgaagggaaacacacacactgtggtgttCAACCCGGCAACCTCATacgctaggggggggggggcagaggtaaaaaaaagacatgggaataatcaataaaaagcAAAGAGGAACGTTAGCAAGAGGCCTAGCGTTTAGAGAGGAGGTGGAATAAAAATCAAGGAGGTTTCCATTAACACAAACAGAacgataagataagataaaactttattaatcccaccgAGGGGAAGCGTTGAAGCTATTCATCAACGAGGAGGGCTAAAGAGACGATCCTGACAGCGGATGTCTCCCTAGAACATTGTGTACACTAGAGAAGGGGGTAGCGCCTACAGTGGAGCAAAGCAgttcaataataaatatgatatTGAATTATGAATTCACTCAGGAGCGAGTCAGGTCCTAACCATTCTATCCAATCACAGCCCTAATCCCATTCTCCTGGGTCGTAATGGATGCGTGTTCgttggtttgttgttgtttgttcgACGGCATGGTCGTACTCACTCTCTTTAGGTTTGCTGGAGAAGGCGGAGAAGGTCAGGTACATAACGTACACGCTGATCACACCGGGCTGCAGCAGGCCGGAGGTGGGCTGCACTgcagggggacacacacacacacacacacacacacacacacacacacacacacacacactcagtggtACTGTACGGGATAATTAAGGGATTGTGTCCAGTGGACAAAGGGCATTGTCTGCCTGAATACCTAGTGGAGTTTCAAACtgatgagaaaaaaaacatcaaggaTTCAGAACTGGTTTTTCTACTCTAACTGTAGTATCGGCTGAAGTCTGAGCCAGTTCCAGTCACTGAAACGATAGGTGGCGGAGAGACAGTTCAGGGACGCGATCCCCAAACGGCAGCAAAGTAAAAGTTGACATCTACCATCATaaacacaaaaccattttagTTGATTAGATTTGTTTTGTCACTGCCAATCGCCGACCTCATGGGGCGATAGTAGCAGAGAAAGCATTGCTGCTGTGGCTCTCGTATCCCCCATTGTGGATTCTGTGATCGATACTCTGTCTAACCAagatctttgtgtttgtgtaagtagGATGCTTGTGTGCCTGGGCAtgttgggacacacacacacacacacacacacacacacacacacacacacacacacacacacacacacacacacacacacacacacacacacacacacacacacacacacacacacacacacacacacacacacacacggcggggGGCTGCTCTCACGTTTCTGGATGCAGGGGGAGATGGCGAGCAGGGAGACGATGAAGCACAGGCTGCCGTTGATGCCCAGCAGCACCTTGTTGAGCAGGCAGGCCTCCGGGTGCGTGTAGAAGAGGCCCATGAAGGCAACGGCGCCCACTGCCACGCTGAACAGGAGCAGGGTCACCAGGGCCAGGGCGGCGTACCACAGCCGGTTGTACTTCACCCCGGAACTCCTGCAGGACAGGgcgtggatggggggggggggggatatgtgtTAAAGAGTGCGAGCGAGATCCACAATGCAACATGACAGCCTAAAAAGGGGAGGGAGTCGAGAACAATGCATCACAGGAAGTGATTGAAAGACAGCGAGGGAAAGGAAAGCCACTGAGAAAGTGCCATGTAAACAGTCAACTGAAAGGGTTGAGTCAAGGAAGCGCTAAGGTTTTTGATTTTATCCCACGCTCGAAATAAAAGAGATTTACTGCCTGTTAAAGAACTTTGTTGGTGTTTGGTGAGAAACCCAGCTGTTATCTTCAAACTCTGGTGAAGTATTTTACACATGTCTACGGACACATGGCTTTGGTAACAAAAAAGCTGAATGGGCCCTCAAAGCCAAGCGTGCTGTGAGGCACATGCTCTCCACGCACAGGAAATGGACTGTGTGCAAACACACCACGCACTCCATGAGCATCCTGGACGTTTGGGGAAGGCTTGGCAGCCGGCTAGGTTCTGATTTCGGCCCTCGGAAAAAGAAACAAGACCATACTCTCCAATGGTGGACCAGATTTGACACGCACCCCCCTCTGAGAGAAGGTATATTCTTAACCCACGGGCTCTTTGGCTGTTTTCTGTGCAGGTctgttcattaaaaaaaaatgaaaggaaCTGCATTAATATAGCGCAATTTAACCAGCGGcctctcaaagcgctttacagtaACCTTGCCTAATAATCAtccattcataaacacattcacaaaccatgcaaggcgacagccagatcgtcaggagcagttagggtgaggtgtcttgctcagtgacacctcgacactcgaactagcaaccttctggttaccagccaatcCGTTCTACCTCCTTAGCCACGTGCTGTCCCAGTGCTgttcatgtttcaatgacgcCTTTGCAACAAGGCCAGACGTAGAGACAACAGGGAGACTTTAAAGAGCGggtgagggagcagagagagagagagagagagagagagagaaaattgcTCTCACCAGTTTGTGTTCCATCTGTGGGCAAACTCCACCAGCAGCATGAgctggatgaggaggaagatgaacccccccaccgcccctaTGTACCGCCACACTGTAATCAGCcaatgggaggagggaggacagTTCAGACAGGGCAGGAAAACAGTCATATGAAATAGCAGCGTTGCATTAGCCGGGCTGGTTACCTTTCAGAAACATCATCTCGAAGCCTCCCTCTTCTGGGATGAAGAAGCCTCCAACGCAGCATGCTACCAGCAAAACAAACTTAGGTAACCAGAACCTGCAATTTATGAACATGGATATTATGGCAGGGCATGCGTGAGCAAGGCAAAACATTCAGATTAACcaccaaaacaaaaaggaagcTCTAGTGATGGAGGTCTTCTTTTATAGGTTTAGgattgttgtgttgtgctgtgagCCTCACTGGTCGGTTGGAACAGCTACATTTTGATGGATTTAATGCAGTCTGGTCAGGTCTGGACATGGTCAGTGTTTAGGGAAACCCTGTTTCTCTACGGCACTGTTGCCCTCCAATGCAAACACAGATTCTGCATCGTAAGCCATCAGAAAGCTTCACGTTTAGTCCAAGTATATAGCCtttggtagaaattaatgattatattctatggtaaaccatgattattattaggcctgtatatctaatggtagaaaacattTAAGGTGTCTCTGGATTCTGATCAAGAGCTTGGAGCCGGGGAGTCTGAggtcagaacagatggtggaaCCCCTCATaggagcaggaagctacggggttaaggcgtgctgacctcagcctagtgtcttgggctatctttgttgaccatttgttgaCCATTCAGGTCAAGACGGATTTATGACTGATTGTGGGCGGACACCTCAAgaaaaaactgtgtgtgtgtataaaaagacacTGGAATCTGATAAAAAGCAGTGCTTTGCAAATGtcggctgttgtcgttgttgcttttttaaacgataaagtcttttgtcaatacttgctccggacccctcgatttcttttactctctcttaaattagtcggagtgttttatatctcggtaATCCACGACACCTTCAAGAAGTACTGGCCACCCTCCGTTTTTACTCTGGCACAGTGTCGAACAGCATCGTAGATTTATTGTTTCACATTCAAAACCGTGCACTTGTCTTTACTTTGGCCGTTTCCCCACTGTTTATATACACGGTCCACAGGGGCTAGCCCACAAAGACCACAGCCAGCGACTAGCTGGGGAGAAAGACGTAACAAACCTACCCAATACCACAGAAGTTTAAGACGAGGTGAGAgtaggaccacacacacacacacacacacacacacacacacacacacacacacacacacacacacacacacacacacacacacacacacacacacacacacacacacacacacacacacacacacacacacaaaagcgtaCAACTTGTATagaacttttatttatttattatctatCGATCCCTCATCAAGCATTTTGTTTTGCAGTTTCACAGACAAACTCAATGAAAGATGCATCCCACTGGCTGTACAGCCTGACCACAGTGCTGGCTGTAGCGCGGGTACCTACCCGTTGTGGATGGTGGCCCTGCAGCTCTGGCTGTTGTTGAGCCGCAGCGTgagcaggaagaagaggaagaagaagcaggCCATGCCGAAGCACACCTTGTACACGGCCGAGTAGCCCACCAGCATTTTGCAGGTCTCCCCGTCGCCCAGCTTCTTACACATGGCACTGTAGAAAgggacctgacacacacacacacgataatgAGTTGACATGTTGAACAAGGCGGGGGACCGTCTGTTCCCGTCcttgctgaggggggggggggggggggtcaacgcGGAGCCTCACGCCCCCCCAAAGCAGCAGGAGAGGCAACCGCCAGCGACACGAAGACCCTCTTTCATCCCCCGTTCTCTGagcttgtatgtgtgcgtgtgtgtgcgtgcgtgcgtgcgtgcgtgtgtgtgtgtgtatacggaCATAAAGCGTGGGTAGAATAAATTAGCCGACTTCCTTTCACAGAGTCAGTAAggggagaagaaaaagagatgggggcgggggggacggAATATACTAGAAAGGAACGAAAGGGAGCAGAATGGAGGTAAAGAGGGCCCACCGGGATCAGAGTCCGGGGCGTGAAGGCGAGGGGCTAGAGTCACGAGGGACAAGCCTTCTGGGGGAGAGGCGAAGAGGTGTGTctcccgggggaggggggggggggggggggggggcacacaggTTCATGGAAGCCCGCTCAGGACAGCCGGATGGCCTGTGGTGCCTCTGCCTGG
The Gadus macrocephalus chromosome 6, ASM3116895v1 DNA segment above includes these coding regions:
- the serinc5 gene encoding serine incorporator 5; translated protein: MCDPCCVSQLACCCGTAACSCCCNCCPKIKQSTSTRVMYALYFLMVTMVCAIMMSPTVEQELHDKVPFYSAMCKKLGDGETCKMLVGYSAVYKVCFGMACFFFLFFLLTLRLNNSQSCRATIHNGFWLPKFVLLVACCVGGFFIPEEGGFEMMFLKVWRYIGAVGGFIFLLIQLMLLVEFAHRWNTNWSSGVKYNRLWYAALALVTLLLFSVAVGAVAFMGLFYTHPEACLLNKVLLGINGSLCFIVSLLAISPCIQKLQPTSGLLQPGVISVYVMYLTFSAFSSKPKETYEVAGLNTTVCVFPFNSGNESDKKIVTVVGAVILFCCVLYSCLTSTTRRSSAALRVCRNSEPETERARCCFCFGDDTDDNDEEKSGGGQNVVYDEQEGTIYSYSYFHFVFFLGSLYVMMTVTNWFHYDNHEIEKLLEGSWSVFWIKMASCWVCLILYLCTLVAPMVCPKRFEA